The DNA sequence AGTAAGTacttattttttacttttaagaaCTACTTAGCGCCTAAATTTGGCTTACATGTGAGTGCTAGAGACCATTTTAATCCTGATATGTAGCGTTGCTTCATCCGCTTAAATGTTTCAACCCGGTTTCGTAATCTTATGCAATCGAGTTATTGTATTATAAATGACATAACTGTAAGCATGAGCAGCAAACACATGTGAACTACTTTTATATGACTCGATGTGATGTTCTAATGTCTCCCTCTGACTACTGCAGCTGTACATTCAAGCCAGACTGAGGTCGGAGTGGGCGAGGCTGCTGCGTCCCACCATCCAGTTCTTCCTGATTGCGACTGCTGTGTACGTGGGTCTGTCCCGGGTGTCCGACTACAAACATCACTGGAGCGATGTGCTCGCTGGCCTCCTGCAGGGCGGTTTGGTGGCTATTCTCACAGTAAGTCTGAGCTAAACTTCCACGAGGACAACGTGGTTAAAACCCCCCcaaattatgtttttcactGGTTATTCCTTCCAAAAAGTTATAACTTAAGTTAAAAGTTATAACTTCTTCATCAAAGTTATttttcacagtgaaatatttaaagccATGACTTGACAGTTAGTCAAACTGAAGTATTCATCATATTGGGTCCGTTTTTCCACAAAGATTTGAGTCTAGTTTAATAACGTCCATATTCACAGCACACTTACAATAGTAAAGTTtcaattttgttgttgttgtttttctgcaggttttctgtGTAGCCAGTTTCTTCGAGCAACCAGTGGAGCCGGTGGTGACACAGGAGGAAGACGCCTCACACACCAGTTTACAGGAAAACCCATCCAATGGAAACCACTATGGCAGCACTGACTGACTCTGAGGGCCTCAAAGACAAAAACTGTATCAGGGCCCTTTatcccttaaaaaaacagtcacGGAGACACCCAAAACCCACACTGACCTGCAAGTTTTTGATATTAACTGCCAACTGTTTCTGTGCATTTCTTCTTCGGAGTTTGCCCGCATGGAGCCATCGCTGCAGCCTGCAGGCATTTAACTGCTGCCCTTTGGTGTGGCTGGTAAATTTTAATTACAGGAAGAAAAGTGCACGACAGGAGACAATACTTGCACTCTAATGAGGTTTAAAGATTCAGAAGTGTCTGCTGAGATTTGGGGGAGTAGTTTATTGTGGAATGACAAAACGAAATACAGCATGTTGGGTTTACCTTACAaaaaagttgcttttttttttcttttttttttttttacagtgtgagcTTGTTGGAAATGTGGTTTCTAGTGTATGTTGGTCTGGTGTTGCCATCGCGAATGAATGAAATTCCTTTTGCCCAGAATATAATGAGCGTCTGTGTGCACACTGCAAGCAGGCTTGTAGGGAGTCTGCCACCTGTGAATAAGAAAACCTGGACTGTCCTTAAACTAAAAAATGGAGACTGAACTCAGAAATGACATATttcttgttcatattttttgCCTTAGTCAGATTGCTGCTACCTGCTGTTTTGTATCTGGTGTAATTTCAGGAACGGCAAACACAATGCATcgatttttatttctttttttacagtttgtacGAAGGTCTTTGTGATTTTGTTCCATGCTGAAgcttcaaactgtttgtttagAGCAGTGCTGGGGGAAGATGTGTGACAAATAAACAGAGCTCCATTTTGCTACAAAAGGAGGAGAGTCATTcatgtgtgcttttgtttctgcataaataaaaaaaaatcaatgcaaatATAACTCAAATGAATACATCACTGGACACGATCCAGGTGCTGATCTTACACAACAGGACAgctcatttgtcttttttttcttccagtgaGACTGCAGACAAGGAACAGAAACCATTAGTGGGATTCTGTAACCGAATTGTCTCAGAAATGCAGAACCtggaacaaatgaaacacacaacacactttGGGCGTGTCATTCACCTTCTGTGTACATACACCATATAAACCACAGGCACGCAAATGTACCTCTGCTGATGTCAGTGGAAATTCACGTTTGTTTGTCATCCCGGTGGTATTGTGGTTAGCAACAGTCACCACATTAACAAGCAGATTATATAGTATAGTCTTGCAGTTTCTAGAGGGGGAGGTAGGTCAGTTTGTCTTCGCCAAAGAAAAGTCCTTTAAGCAGACGGGTCCTGATCCTTGGCTGCAAATGTCCGAGTGGAGGATCTGCTTTAGAGTTGAAATCCTCTTACAGTCATCGGGAGGCTAAAGGGAAGTTTAACACGACGGGACGGCAACAAACAACACTCATTAATGTCAACTCGGGTGTATCAATTAGCTGTGGCCGTTTGGTCTGTCAAgttaaatatgaatatgcaaGAGATTTGAATTATGTAATGTGACAACTTAAAACGTTTTAACATCATGCATGTAGGCACAGCGCATAGTGAGTAATTGTTTATGTTTCTAGACTGTTGAGTGAATTAGTAtactgaaaagaaaactggaATAACAAAACTGTTGTTAGCTTTCAAATTAGCCACTAGACTTAAAGTCTAGAAGTGTAAAAAGTGGTCATGTCAACCTCAAGTCATAAATATGACTGGGATTTTTCTGACAGATCAGATTTATCCAATTTAGTCGAACACAGAAGTGcctgaaaacagaagaaaaattgACCCCTCACATCCAAAGATAATAATTAAATCCAACTTTAATGGGGATGATACGATTATATTGTTATTGCACAGTTACTCAGTCTGCACATGAGAAAGATTTTAGTTTGCATCCAACAAAATCTGGGAAGCTTTCTTATCTCCACCATAGTCTTGCTCGTGCCCTGAACAGGATGATCTCCAAGGGCCCCTCCAGCATCTTATTTTAAGGGTTAGAAGAGCATTTTGGGCCCTTATTGGCTCCCTTATGCCTCGTTACAGGATGGCCAAAAGTGGCCTGCTACATTGCCAAGTCCCTGTTGAAACTTGCTCAACTTTGATTGCTAACATTTCATGCAGCAACAGGCGTCAGATGTCAGTTAACCTTCTTATCACCAGGACCCTGGATTCTCAACAGTATGCATgcagaaccaacagatccacagaggatctcataccccccccaccccactcagtcttcacacagcTTCAGAATAAGAAGCTGCTTCATCACATTGCTGTTTGTTGATTTAAGATCAGCATTCAATACAGTCTCACCCATGAAACTGAATGGAAAACTTAAACGCACACTCTGCAGCTGCATATTGGACTTAGCAGTCAGCCCCTCCACTTAAATGCCTGTactacttttgtatttttagcaCCACAGCCCTACAGAGTGGCCAGGTGTGGCATTGTTGGCAGGTCACAGTGAAAGGTTTGCagccagcttttttttttgtggcggATCAACAAGAGTCTCTGGTGTCAGTTTGTGGCTTCATATGGCAGACTTTCATTGAAAATGACTTGTGGCCTGTTGCTTTGTCACCGCAactctgaacaaacacaaaacctaaGCCTGGTGAAATTgctttgtgtcactgtgtcgTCCCACGTGAAACTCTTTTCAAGTATCAGTTCCTGTCAAAAGTTTACTTATTCTTCCGCCAACTCAGAAATAATATCACACATTCCTCAGCCCTTATAAATTCAGGAAATTCCCTCAGAGAAACTTACCATTGTCtcgctgataaaaaaaaaaactctgttgACTCTACAGAGCAAATTTGATCTAGAGGACAAACGGCTTGAAACTATGCAAGCGATGCATAAAGAGAAGTTAGCAGCAAAGACAGGCAGTTTACAATGATGGGTGAAAGGGAAATTCAAAGATCTTGGCACATATCATGAATATTTCACACTGGGTCGTGACCCCAGGAGCGTGTGGCCGTTGACAAACTGCTCAACTTGCTGTGGCATCACTTCTACCCCCTGCCCCACGTCTGAAAATCTGACCGATCATGCTGTCTGTTGCTCCACAGAGCCCTCTCTTGTTGTCACGCTGACCTTGACAATAGTCCTTATTGAGAGCAGCTCCATTCACTCTCACATGTCACATGCCTCACTTTATCTTGCCAGACAGTGATGGCACTGCAGAAACAAACCACTCAGAATGGAAGTGTGCCATGACAGATTAATCCCCCTCACACAACACCTCTACCTTTGTTCCAGACTACTATAGTATACCATTATACTACAACAGTGACTGCTCAGATAACCTCTTACTAGCATCCGTTCAGTTCTtgtcagacaaaaagaaaaatgtgaagagGACCTAATGACGAGAGCGTCCTAGTGACGGTATCAATTGCAAAAAAACCATGACTGAGTAAATAATGGATGCAAATGGAGCCTTAAGGGTTGTTGAACTTAACACCTGTGAGTTTGAAGTTTCAGATGGAGTCACAGTGGCTCTATACATCCATCTCATCTCATTCTTGTGCAGGAGgagacaaacaaagagagaagtaGAAATGAGGGATAGGgttggacagacagacagacagacagacagacagacagacagcagagaggaaggaagaataTAACAACAGGAAATGAGATAAAGGGGGTGGACATGGTGATTAAGTATGTGGGGAACATAATTACTGTTTCGTGTGACAAAAAGGCCAAACTCTTACTTGCTCTggttgtatttatttctgtagaTGTCATTTTCTCTATTCCTTCCTTTGAAAAAGATGATAATTTAAATCATACtgtaaacaccaaaacaaactaaactatAATCTGAACTGGTGTGGGACAGTCCCTCCTACTGGTGACTTGTGTTGAGATAACCTTTGGAAGGGGCAAGTGAACTGGCTGTTTTAACCTGAGTAGCTCAGACacgccctctgctggacatgAGTGAAACAAACGCTACATAAGAATTTACATTCTCTATAACAGGGGTGCACAAACATTTTCCCTGGGAGGACCACAACTGTAACTCAGTGGTGGGCCAtcatccaaaaacaaacagttgctgttttgctttgtttacatgcaaaatTATATAAACTGCATGTTTTGACTGACTCTCTACAAGTGTCACTCTGCCAGCAGGGCTGAGATTATTAATGAATCATCTGCATTTATATTGTTGTCACTTTTAGTTGAATgcaaatttaattattttacattctATAAcctgtacattttattttcagttatttctTATCTTCTCAACTTGTTTCATTCAACAGTCTCTGGTGAGATATTTCTATTCTAAAGGGAACAACTGCAACAAACCAGTTTCCCTGTGATATCAATTCAATTTCTAATTCTGATGCagaaaaatagtaaataaattAGGATCCAATAAAAGACTTGATTAAATATTTTCAGCTCAGTCTGTTTGAAGGTTTGCAGCCTTTCCCCGTTTTATATCAACATAgggttttttaatgtttcacagaCAAATAATACGCTGATGAACTGATAAATAATTGATTGCAGGCTAACTTCAAACATCTTGTGCAGAAAAGCAAGAACTCTCAGCTGCTTTTAAATGTATAAAGGGCATAAAAATTATGTTGTGCAATATACATTTGACGGGCAAGACTTCAAACACAAAGCTATAAATATTCTCTCTACAGTCACTTTGCCAAGTCAGTAATTGGGAGCATGGTTTCTCTTGATATAAGACAGGACACTAAAGAAATTttgatgtgtgactgtgtcaCTGAATTTATTACCTTAGTATCAAACACGTCACCTCATCAGTTCAACCCAAGCTGAGCAACCGGGCTTACAGTTTACTTACGTGTCCTTTGAAAACAGTGAGGAGCAGAACACACACTTGTCAAGTCATCTAAACACTCACTAgcccattttttaaataatgctcTTATGAACAAGTTGTTACAGCACAGTAAACAGAATTCATGATTGTGTTATGTGCTGTGCAGAcatacattaaaacaacacatttgatgtGTCTACAGATCAGtattggtttgtttgtctcacATTGATCATTACCTCTTCTGCCACTAGTGAGTTCTGCTCAGAGGGCTCCAACCTGAACACTAAACTCACTGCGAACAATCAGAAGAATTTTACAGTACACTGGGTTTGTAAAATTTTATTTGGAGAAATCTGTACATGGAGGTTTTGGCCTTCAGCGTGTTCACATAGATAAGCAGAATGGGGACACAGACAGGTAGCTCACTGAAGATCAAGAGAAGTGCTATCTTTTACTCAAAACTGGACAGGAAGGTCAGTACAATCTGCTTCAGTTTAGCGTCTGATGCCTCTGAGATTTTGCCGTCGGccctgaaacaaaaaacatgtcaagTCAGTTTAATACTTCTTAATATCATAGTCCAGGTATAAAATATCTTTAACATCTTTTGGCTGTTTGTTTCTCACCTGATTGCAGAGAGCAGGTCCTGGTGCTGGCTGAGGATGTGCTGCAGGAAAGCCTTCTCAAACTTTGTGATCTTGCTGGGCTCCATCTTGTCCAAGTGACCTCTGACACCAGCGTAGATGACTGTTACCTGCTCCTCAATGGCCATGGGAGCTGGAGGGACAAACGGGAGACAGCGCAATTGTTTAAtttcccataaaaaaaaaaaaaagggcattcAGCTTAGTATTTCTGTTATACTACTAAGTGGTAATGGACACTCACAGTACTGTCCCTGCTTGAGCAACTCAGTGAGCCTGACGCCCCTGTTAAGGAGCTGCTGGGTGGCAGCGTCCAAGTCAGAGCCGAACTGGGCGAAGGCAGCGACCTCACGGTACTGAGCCAGCTCCAGCTTCATGGTACCAGCCACCTGGAGGGGAAGAATAAGAAAAGCTCTAATTGTATGACCATCCAGAAAAATtaactgaaacaaacattttaatgaagttAAAGTCTTAGGGTGATGtctaaatcaaaaaaataaaaccagatgtTACCTGCTTCATGGCTCTGGTCTGGGCAGCAGAGCCTACTCTGGACACAGACAGACCCACATTGATGGCTGGGCGGATACCCTTGTAGAACAGCTCAGTCTCCAAGAAGATCTACAGCAGACAGATGAAGGTCATCAATATTAACAACACTGTAGTTGATGAGGTTTCACGTATGAGCCAAAATGCAACCAcgaagatgaaaacaaacctgtCCGTCTGTGATGGAGATGACGTTGGTGGGGATGTAGGCAGACACATCACCAGCCTGGGTCTCGATGACGGGCAGGGCAGTGAGGGAGCCACCACCGAAGTTGTCGTTCATCTTGGCAGCTCTCTCCAGCAGACGGGAGTGCAGGTAGAACACATCACCAGGGTAAGCCTCGCGACCAGGGGGACGACGCAGCAGCAGGGACATCTGACGGTAGGCAACGGCCTGAGTGGAAGGAGAAAACAATTAAAGTTAACATTGTTGCATTTGGGAATGCAGCTACAATTTCATTATTAATATACAATCTTTTGGTTTCATGTTACACAAACGCGAACTGAGCCCCCACCTGCTTGGACAGATCATCATAGATGATCAGGGCGTGCTTGCCATTGTCCCTGAAGTACTCTCCCATGGAGCAGCCAGAGTATGGGGCCAGGTACTGCAGGGGAGCAGCATCAGAGGCGGTGGCAGAGACCACGATAGTGTACTTCATGGCATCGGCGTCAGTCAGCCTCTTCACCAGCTGAGCCACAGTGGACCTCTTCTGTCCGATGGCGACGTAGATACAgtacagcttcttcttctcatcgGTTCCCTCATTGAAACGCTTCTGGTTGATAATTGTGTCGATGGCAATGGCGGTTTTGCTTTAAAGAgaagacagatttaaaaacaatgaaaaggaaTCCATACCCTGTTTTTAGAGACTATGCTTTGGGATAATTTTGGCAACCAACGTCGCAAACTTTACTTTTCACTCATCCATGGAATGATAGTATGTCCgaataaatgagaaaaatgtcaaagtatttACCCAGTCTGCCTGTCACCAATGATCAGCTCACGCTGGCCTCTGCCAATGGGCACCAGGCTGTCCACAGCCTTGATCCCAGTCTGCATGGGCTCCCTCACAGAGATACGAGGGATGATACCAGGGGCCTTCAGACCCACACGCCTACGGGTGCTGGCACCGAGGGGAccctgagaagaaaaaaacattttaaaagatgaacaaaCATATCAAATCAGCAACAAGTGCGTCAGTAACTCCGCTTAAtgttatttcactttttaaaaaacacacctgtaactCAATTTATTATGGGTGTTAAGACACCAGGCTCTCCAGACATTGACTAAATTATGaaaattcataaaaatataaactgaaAACCAACCACTCAAGGCAAAGCTTTATAATTAGTGTTTATTCTGATTATGAAAAACACTGGTTGAACAATTCTGTGGCTACCCCAAAATATAAGATGAGAACCACCATTACTTCAACAGATACGAGCAAGGTGTCATCTGAACAATTATACCTTAAGGTTTTGGCTCCAACATAATCTACAATGGAGTTACCTTTCCATCAATAGCGTTTCCCAGAGCGTCCACTACACGGCCAAGCAGCTCCTCGCCAACAGGGACATCCACAATGGCACCAGTCCTCTTCACGATGTCTCCCTCCTTGATCAGCTTGTCGTTACCGAACACCACAACACCAACGTTGTCAGGCTCCAAGTTCAGAGACATACcctggaggggggaaaaaaaacaaaaaaaaaaaacaaccaaaaaccaGATTTACAGCTTATTagcagagagtttgtttagatAAAAATAAACCTAAATTAAAGATGTTGGAAATTCATGTTTTGAGTCTTTCACATTgtcagaaaaagaacaaaatgttctttcaatTTTGTTAAGTCAAGATGACACATGATAATATCCTATATGCACCATGCATAACAAAAACTCTAATTATAATATATTTGTCTTTCACATACTTTTAAATCAGTGAGTTAAGGctaaaaaaaaggattaaataaataaacacatttaatggtGTCCTTTTCTACAAACCTTCAGTCCAGAGGAGAATTCCACCATCTCTTCAGCCTGGACGTTCCTCAGCCCATACACTCTGGCAATACCGTCACCAATGGACAGCACACGTCCTGTCTCCTCCAGGTCTGCAGAGGTGTCAGCTCCCAAGATCTTCTCCTCCAGGATGGAGGACACCTCGGCTGTGCCTGCCAATGAGACAACATGCATCATTGGATCTTGTTCGCAACCATATGACATTAATTTTAATATAATGCAACAAAATTCAGGATGTTGCAggttaatgaaataatgattattttaaaggtCAGAGATGGGAAAAACAGTGAGTATATATATAGGGATTAAGGATCTTAAATGCACTTGTTTTCTGAGTTTAAGTAAATTATTTCAATAGATATAAAGGTCATAGTGTCACTTTTAGCTTTTACATGAGATCAAATCATTCAAGACGACCTTAAGATAAATGTGGTACAGGCTACAAAGAGTAAATAACCATATCAAATTAGTGTCAAAGATAAT is a window from the Acanthopagrus latus isolate v.2019 chromosome 5, fAcaLat1.1, whole genome shotgun sequence genome containing:
- the LOC119019090 gene encoding ATP synthase subunit alpha, mitochondrial-like, with amino-acid sequence MLSVRVAAALARTLPRRAGFVSRAVPAACVGVNHLHTHRPWLQKTGTAEVSSILEEKILGADTSADLEETGRVLSIGDGIARVYGLRNVQAEEMVEFSSGLKGMSLNLEPDNVGVVVFGNDKLIKEGDIVKRTGAIVDVPVGEELLGRVVDALGNAIDGKGPLGASTRRRVGLKAPGIIPRISVREPMQTGIKAVDSLVPIGRGQRELIIGDRQTGKTAIAIDTIINQKRFNEGTDEKKKLYCIYVAIGQKRSTVAQLVKRLTDADAMKYTIVVSATASDAAPLQYLAPYSGCSMGEYFRDNGKHALIIYDDLSKQAVAYRQMSLLLRRPPGREAYPGDVFYLHSRLLERAAKMNDNFGGGSLTALPVIETQAGDVSAYIPTNVISITDGQIFLETELFYKGIRPAINVGLSVSRVGSAAQTRAMKQVAGTMKLELAQYREVAAFAQFGSDLDAATQQLLNRGVRLTELLKQGQYSPMAIEEQVTVIYAGVRGHLDKMEPSKITKFEKAFLQHILSQHQDLLSAIRADGKISEASDAKLKQIVLTFLSSFE